DNA sequence from the Candidatus Sulfuricurvum sp. RIFRC-1 genome:
TATCAAATTTTCAAAGCGTATCGTGATCTCAAACGTGCAAACAAACACTATGATATCGCGATCTTTTTACGCCGCAATTGCTAAATAACATCATTATAAGATAGCGTTTATCGCTATCTTCTCCTCCAAGGTAATTTTTTATGACTCCTAAACTCTCTTTTGAAACTCCTGTTTATGCGCTTGCCCCCCTTGCCGGATACACGGACTTGCCATTTCGCAATGTGGTTAAAAAATTCGGTGCCGATTTGACGGTGAGTGAGATGATTAGCTCAAATGCACTTGCTTACGGTTCGGAAAAAACCATTCGTATGTTGGAACGAAGCCCGAACGAAGATCCTTACTCCGTGCAGATTGCAGGTTCAGAAGAGGATATTGTTCGTCGTGCAGTCGAAGTCCTCAATGGTGTTGAAGATATTGATATTATCGATCTCAACTGCGGATGTCCTGTCCCTAAAATTGTTTCTCACGGTTCAGGAAGCTCACTTTTAAACGATTTGCCTCGGATGGCCCGGATCATTGAAACTATTAAAAAAACTTCCAATAAGTCAACGTTGAGTGTTAAAATTCGACTTGGATTTGAAAGTAAAAACCATATTGAGATCGCCAAACTGGTTCAAGATTGCGGCGCTGATTTTCTAGCGGTTCATGGGCGTACCCGTGCGGGAAAATTTAAAGCTCCCGTCGATTATGACGCGATCGCTGAGATTAAAGCTGCTGTTGGTATTCCTGTGATTGCTAACGGCGATATTGACTCCTTTGAGAAAGCGCAATGGGTGTTGGAACACACCAAAGCCGATGGTGTAATGATCGGGCGCGGAGCCGTCGGAGCACCGTGGATTTTTCATCAGCTTAAAACCGGAAGCGCTACTGTAGATCCGCTCATCAAACACGCGATCATTATGGAACATTTAGACGGCATGATAAGCTGTTACGGTGGACGAGGAGTTGTGACATTTCGTAAACACATTCACACTTATTCAAAAGGATACGAGGGTGCATCGGTATTACGCGATCTGGTAAATCGCATCGATGATCCGATCCACTTCCGTGCCGTAGTCGATGAGTTTTTTCTCACTCACCGACAAATCGGTGAAGGTTTCAAAGCTTCTGATATGAAATGCGAGTGCTAAAATCCTCTTTTAACTTTCCCCTTTCGCTATAATATCCTCACTTTAACAGTGAGGCACAGAATTTGTCACTTTTTCAAAAAACCGTCATTAATTCCATCAAACAAAACGAAATATTCTTAGTACGCGATGCGATGGTGTATGCGCTTTATGGGTTGAATGAGGATGAGATTGCGATTGTGGAGGGAAGGTAGATGAAGCATGTTAATAATATTCCAACAATGAATAATTTTCAAGATTTATCCAAAAAAGCAAAATATGATTTTGAAAGATTTAAAACTGATGGTTCGATTTATTCTTTTATAGATTGTTTATTAACATTAAATGCTTTACCGGATTGGATAAAGAATAGTGAAGTTGAAAATGATAATTTAAACAGAATAATTGACTCTATGCAAATCACTCTAAACATAATAAGTCAATAAAAATGGAAATGAGCGCAGCTTTTCCTCTTGAATTCCCAATAAGATTTAAATATATACAAGTTGGTGAGTTAGCTATCGATTCCGTTGAAATTTTAAAAAAAGTTATTGATTTTTGGGATGATTATATTAAAGATTTAGTATTAAAACGGGAACAATCTGAATTAAAATGAGCAAAG
Encoded proteins:
- the dusB gene encoding tRNA dihydrouridine synthase DusB, with product MTPKLSFETPVYALAPLAGYTDLPFRNVVKKFGADLTVSEMISSNALAYGSEKTIRMLERSPNEDPYSVQIAGSEEDIVRRAVEVLNGVEDIDIIDLNCGCPVPKIVSHGSGSSLLNDLPRMARIIETIKKTSNKSTLSVKIRLGFESKNHIEIAKLVQDCGADFLAVHGRTRAGKFKAPVDYDAIAEIKAAVGIPVIANGDIDSFEKAQWVLEHTKADGVMIGRGAVGAPWIFHQLKTGSATVDPLIKHAIIMEHLDGMISCYGGRGVVTFRKHIHTYSKGYEGASVLRDLVNRIDDPIHFRAVVDEFFLTHRQIGEGFKASDMKCEC